The following are encoded in a window of bacterium genomic DNA:
- a CDS encoding PxKF domain-containing protein — MGLIVSSVAMTASATKYDYAVPYINQLTDTKIGESACGPTSIAMILNYYYPKSDPSSLVGLKEVYGSGLQGFTYYEEPTTHIKGPAIGFKLVSFANNNQGLKDVEADYRKYYAENYIPESEQFSGMRGSEYGSRYLNQIWGGESSGFFKGEATMADIIKEIKKRPLILSVSHAYTTGHFIVLRGYDEGDKPGTSDDKFYINDPYPNWRVWDPDFPDPNNGEVSYATLYSWINGKRNMITFNPELSDFQRKYTVVVDTNKVQLDDIGKISETTKEYIWKTYYGALGNWNYTIESGHWAKWIPSLITDGDGYYDINAVFYDNNVGDDVEYVIYNKGDVEIGKVTVKQENTGNWRTVNLGTYYLTKAQEPYVKINDVPVGFNIDTVRFERIHGLQASYYNEPIYRNNLETVAKPDALRIDPNLNFAWHINPSQRPVEIINDGWWSGDWKGYIKIDEPGTYRFRLTSDDGSWLYIDGAMLINNGGDHSPRGLEQDLELEKGYHSILVKYFESYGGEAVLKLEWKAPGKSAFVPIPLDALYVSVPKEQLAILKVSKKAPAAMSPGSEMTYTLYYQNFGGAYDSQAVLEDKLPIEVDFVSASGGKVPNAEKVISWNIDSVAAFPQGLGSKTVTVRINPDKVMAGTTVIENTATIKYGDQSFETKAVTQVVKSNLPESVTVDNTRNNIGGETSVFWQDPITFNYYSSCAESVAINIHMNEGGSDISGAMTETEDNKWSYTVPKFAPNHGSATVTYTVTGCEKASVNFNIYIDPAGFVYDAATGARISGASVWLQQPDGFGGWNNVSIAEIPARMQPNENPLITNADGQYQWDVLEGIYRIHVEAAGYYSADSIVVNIPPPVFDLNVGLVRIEVPDSIAPNTTLVLSGTLGNNSWFTSDVQVNFTATDNEGGTGVNTTEYSFDNITWNIFTTAFNMSSEGIAMIYYRSVDNAGNTEPIKNQTVKIDKTAPEITVATPVNGSYVLNQSVIAIWAANDLISGIASATATVLNGTPIDTATIGTKNFSVNATDNAGNQGTKNLTYNVVYNYSGLLPPINANGSSFKLGSTIPIKFQLWNAGGNNISTAIARIYLTNITNGIIGTEINGTSTSNSTTGNLFRYDSIANQYIFNLATKPLTIGTWQIRIELDDGTSRYATIGLKK, encoded by the coding sequence GTGGGATTAATAGTCAGTAGTGTTGCGATGACAGCAAGTGCAACAAAATATGATTATGCCGTTCCGTACATTAATCAGCTCACTGACACCAAAATTGGAGAATCAGCTTGTGGCCCAACGTCAATTGCCATGATATTGAATTATTATTATCCCAAAAGCGACCCCAGTAGTTTAGTTGGACTGAAAGAAGTGTATGGCTCTGGTTTACAGGGATTCACATATTACGAAGAGCCAACTACTCACATAAAAGGACCTGCTATAGGCTTCAAGCTTGTTAGCTTTGCAAATAATAACCAAGGCTTGAAGGATGTCGAGGCAGATTATAGAAAATATTATGCCGAAAATTATATACCTGAGTCAGAACAGTTTTCTGGGATGCGTGGTTCAGAGTATGGATCCCGATATTTAAATCAAATATGGGGCGGAGAAAGTTCTGGTTTCTTTAAAGGTGAAGCTACAATGGCGGATATAATAAAAGAAATTAAGAAAAGGCCTTTGATATTGAGTGTCAGCCATGCATATACAACAGGGCATTTTATCGTTTTGAGAGGTTATGATGAAGGCGATAAGCCTGGTACTTCAGATGACAAATTCTATATCAACGACCCATATCCAAATTGGAGGGTTTGGGATCCAGATTTTCCTGACCCAAATAATGGTGAGGTATCATATGCCACACTTTATAGCTGGATTAATGGCAAAAGAAATATGATAACCTTTAACCCAGAGTTAAGCGATTTCCAAAGAAAATATACAGTTGTAGTTGATACCAATAAAGTTCAACTGGATGATATTGGTAAAATAAGTGAGACTACTAAAGAATATATCTGGAAAACATACTATGGCGCATTGGGAAACTGGAATTACACTATAGAATCTGGACATTGGGCGAAGTGGATACCATCCCTCATAACCGACGGTGACGGATACTATGACATCAATGCAGTTTTCTACGATAATAATGTAGGAGATGATGTAGAATATGTCATATACAATAAAGGCGATGTAGAGATAGGCAAGGTAACTGTAAAACAAGAAAATACGGGTAACTGGCGAACTGTGAATTTGGGAACATATTATCTCACAAAAGCTCAAGAGCCATATGTAAAAATAAATGATGTTCCTGTCGGATTCAATATCGATACAGTACGGTTTGAAAGGATACACGGCTTACAGGCCTCGTATTACAACGAACCAATCTATAGAAACAATCTTGAAACGGTCGCAAAACCCGATGCATTAAGAATCGATCCGAATCTGAACTTCGCCTGGCATATTAATCCCAGTCAACGACCTGTCGAAATCATCAACGATGGCTGGTGGAGCGGAGACTGGAAAGGCTATATAAAAATTGACGAACCGGGAACATATCGATTTAGGCTCACATCCGATGATGGTTCATGGCTATATATAGATGGAGCAATGCTTATCAATAATGGCGGAGATCACTCGCCGCGTGGACTAGAGCAGGATTTGGAACTTGAAAAAGGATACCATAGCATCCTGGTGAAGTATTTTGAAAGCTATGGCGGCGAAGCGGTTCTTAAACTGGAATGGAAAGCTCCGGGAAAAAGTGCTTTCGTACCAATTCCTTTGGATGCGCTGTATGTTTCTGTGCCAAAAGAGCAGCTTGCCATTCTTAAGGTTTCCAAAAAAGCGCCTGCGGCTATGTCCCCAGGAAGTGAAATGACTTATACGCTGTACTACCAAAATTTCGGCGGAGCCTACGATTCACAAGCAGTTCTGGAAGATAAGCTTCCGATCGAAGTGGATTTCGTTTCCGCATCTGGTGGTAAAGTACCCAATGCCGAAAAAGTTATTTCTTGGAACATAGACTCAGTCGCAGCTTTCCCTCAAGGGCTTGGTTCAAAAACTGTTACTGTCAGAATAAATCCTGACAAGGTGATGGCTGGAACCACCGTGATCGAAAATACTGCCACAATCAAATATGGAGATCAAAGTTTCGAGACCAAAGCCGTAACTCAAGTCGTGAAATCGAATCTTCCCGAAAGCGTCACCGTAGACAACACTAGAAACAATATTGGAGGCGAAACTTCAGTCTTCTGGCAAGATCCGATAACATTCAACTATTATAGTTCTTGCGCCGAAAGCGTGGCTATCAATATCCATATGAATGAAGGCGGGTCTGATATATCAGGCGCAATGACTGAGACCGAAGACAATAAGTGGAGCTATACTGTTCCGAAATTCGCGCCTAATCACGGAAGCGCAACTGTAACCTATACTGTCACAGGATGTGAAAAAGCATCGGTGAACTTCAATATCTACATCGATCCTGCCGGATTCGTCTATGATGCGGCCACAGGAGCTCGTATTTCCGGAGCCAGTGTCTGGTTACAGCAACCTGATGGATTTGGCGGTTGGAACAATGTTTCAATAGCAGAAATTCCGGCAAGAATGCAACCCAATGAGAATCCGCTAATAACTAATGCGGACGGTCAATACCAGTGGGATGTCTTGGAAGGAATCTACCGCATACATGTTGAAGCTGCAGGATATTATTCCGCAGACAGTATTGTAGTGAATATTCCTCCACCGGTATTTGATCTGAATGTAGGACTTGTGAGAATCGAAGTTCCTGATTCGATCGCACCAAATACTACGCTTGTACTTTCCGGAACCCTCGGCAATAACAGCTGGTTTACCTCTGATGTTCAAGTAAATTTCACAGCGACAGACAACGAAGGCGGTACAGGTGTTAATACCACTGAATACAGCTTTGACAATATAACATGGAATATCTTTACCACCGCATTTAATATGAGCAGTGAAGGTATAGCCATGATCTATTACAGATCCGTAGATAATGCAGGCAATACTGAGCCAATCAAAAACCAAACCGTCAAAATCGACAAAACTGCACCAGAAATAACCGTAGCTACACCGGTCAACGGAAGCTATGTCTTGAATCAATCAGTAATTGCCATTTGGGCAGCCAATGATCTGATATCAGGAATTGCATCAGCGACTGCGACAGTTCTAAATGGAACACCTATCGATACGGCAACGATCGGAACAAAAAACTTCAGTGTAAATGCCACAGACAATGCCGGAAATCAGGGAACGAAAAATCTGACATACAATGTTGTCTATAACTACAGCGGATTATTACCGCCTATTAATGCAAACGGAAGCAGTTTCAAACTCGGAAGCACGATACCGATAAAATTCCAATTGTGGAATGCAGGTGGAAATAATATTTCTACTGCTATTGCCAGAATTTATCTGACAAACATCACGAACGGAATCATTGGCACAGAAATAAACGGTACTTCCACCAGCAATTCGACGACAGGCAATCTGTTCAGGTATGACAGCATAGCAAACCAGTATATTTTCAATCTGGCAACTAAGCCCTTAACAATAGGAACCTGGCAGATAAGGATTGAACTGGATGACGGAACATCAAGGTACGCGACAATAGGATTAAAAAAATAG
- a CDS encoding DHH family phosphoesterase — translation MALSLKQQTYEMIKKSSRPLILIPKNPEGDAIASALALFLILKKLDKDPRIACSNAIAEKFLFLPAQEEIHHHVSGERTYKISLDVGHNEIKELSYEQIGNILSINVLTKSDGINKNSLNLEPSKFKYDLIFTISAPDLESLGKIYFDNTELFFQTPIINIDHHPSNEYFGTVNLIEVTMASTAEIVAGLKDAILSEKNDVEISTLLLAGIIAETNNFQSSAINPNTFSTAASLLAAGAKQEEIIKNFYKTKPLSVLRLIGQIVNNMNFDPGYSLAWAKLSQNDFEKNNANPHDIDMAINELVNNSKDIDILFIVYQDNEKIIGNIWMDRIFDAKTLTRELNGEKINHKIIISETNLSIIDFEEKILAKLKLFIKISQKRMGAIE, via the coding sequence ATGGCCTTAAGCCTTAAACAACAAACTTACGAAATGATCAAAAAAAGCTCCCGCCCTTTGATCTTAATTCCCAAAAATCCGGAGGGCGACGCCATCGCAAGTGCTTTAGCGCTTTTTTTAATTTTAAAAAAACTGGATAAAGATCCGCGCATTGCCTGCTCTAACGCAATCGCGGAAAAATTTTTATTCTTGCCTGCGCAAGAAGAGATCCATCATCATGTTTCCGGCGAACGCACATACAAAATATCCCTTGATGTGGGGCATAACGAGATCAAAGAATTGTCTTATGAACAAATCGGCAATATATTGAGCATAAATGTTCTTACCAAATCCGACGGCATCAATAAAAATTCACTGAACCTTGAACCATCCAAATTTAAATACGACCTGATCTTTACCATATCCGCTCCCGACCTGGAATCTTTGGGGAAAATTTACTTTGACAACACGGAACTTTTTTTCCAAACGCCGATCATCAATATCGACCACCATCCTTCCAATGAATATTTTGGCACTGTCAATTTGATAGAAGTTACGATGGCCTCTACCGCGGAAATCGTGGCCGGGCTCAAAGACGCGATCCTGTCCGAAAAAAACGACGTAGAGATCAGCACTTTGCTTTTGGCCGGAATTATCGCTGAAACTAACAATTTCCAGTCAAGCGCCATTAATCCGAACACATTCAGCACAGCCGCGTCTTTGCTCGCCGCAGGCGCGAAACAGGAAGAGATCATAAAAAATTTTTACAAAACCAAGCCTCTTTCCGTGTTGAGGCTTATCGGACAGATCGTGAACAACATGAACTTTGATCCGGGATATTCTCTGGCTTGGGCGAAATTAAGCCAGAATGATTTTGAAAAAAATAACGCTAACCCGCATGATATTGATATGGCCATAAATGAATTGGTCAATAACTCAAAAGATATTGATATTTTGTTTATCGTTTACCAGGATAATGAAAAAATTATCGGCAATATCTGGATGGACAGAATATTTGACGCAAAAACTTTGACCCGCGAACTGAACGGGGAAAAGATAAATCATAAAATCATTATTTCCGAAACAAATCTGTCAATTATTGATTTTGAAGAAAAAATCCTGGCTAAGCTGAAATTATTTATAAAAATTTCTCAAAAAAGAATGGGGGCGATCGAATAG
- a CDS encoding GspE/PulE family protein: MTIRKSDVSKQYINTEKKREERHEKIKSILQESKEKETAAKAKALGYSYLDLNIVPIEADALSTITLEKAQQGKIAVIYRVGQKLHLATLDPMNVKTQEIMKELEEKGYNITTIIVSQASLERAWENYDTSLIAKNKLDQLLTLNEEELNDIEKSIVDLSKLTEKITSAPVGETLGIIMAGAVKAQASDIHLEPRADEIRLRYRIDGVLSDMAIFPKNIYTSLSNRIKMLGRVKLNISGVPQNGRFTLAIGKENTDIRLALLPSAFGDEIIMRLLYQSTASLDLKNIGLKGEILKKINHEISKPNGMILVTGPTGSGKTTTLYAFINILNEPGTKIITIEDPIEYKISGISQTAVNQEGGYTFANGLSAIMRQDPDIIMVGEMRDPDTASAGIQAALTGHLVFSTLHTNSAVGAIPRLIELGVRPALIPSATNAIISQRLVRKLCPFCKEEYSPAPEVQEKIKKLLSDIPAAMQTKTAGKAETLWRSKGCPKCNHGYKGRIGIFEVFLISPKTEKLILDYAPTSEIEKVAVEEGMMTLKQDGLLKAMEGITTISEVEKAAGEM; this comes from the coding sequence ATGACTATTAGAAAATCTGATGTTTCCAAACAATATATAAATACCGAAAAAAAGCGGGAGGAAAGGCATGAAAAAATCAAATCTATCCTCCAGGAGTCAAAAGAAAAAGAAACCGCTGCCAAAGCCAAGGCTCTGGGCTATTCTTATCTGGACCTGAATATTGTGCCGATTGAAGCGGACGCGCTTTCCACAATTACTCTTGAAAAAGCCCAGCAAGGGAAAATAGCCGTTATTTACAGAGTCGGGCAAAAACTTCACCTTGCCACTCTGGATCCGATGAATGTAAAAACTCAAGAAATAATGAAAGAACTGGAAGAAAAAGGCTATAATATTACAACCATAATAGTTTCTCAGGCAAGCCTTGAAAGAGCCTGGGAAAACTATGACACGAGTTTGATCGCGAAAAACAAGCTGGACCAGCTCTTAACTCTAAACGAGGAAGAACTGAACGATATTGAAAAAAGCATCGTCGACTTGAGCAAGCTTACGGAAAAAATAACCAGCGCTCCGGTCGGCGAAACATTGGGAATTATTATGGCCGGAGCGGTAAAAGCCCAAGCCAGCGATATCCATCTTGAACCGCGCGCGGACGAAATTCGCTTGCGCTATCGTATCGACGGAGTTCTCTCGGATATGGCTATTTTTCCAAAAAATATCTATACTTCTCTCTCTAACCGCATAAAAATGCTTGGGCGTGTTAAGCTGAATATTTCCGGAGTTCCGCAAAACGGCAGATTTACCCTGGCGATCGGGAAAGAAAACACCGATATTCGCCTTGCCCTTTTGCCAAGCGCTTTCGGAGACGAAATAATTATGCGCTTGCTGTATCAAAGCACCGCCTCTCTGGACCTAAAAAATATCGGATTAAAAGGGGAAATATTAAAAAAGATCAACCATGAGATTTCCAAGCCAAATGGAATGATCTTGGTTACCGGTCCTACCGGAAGCGGCAAGACAACCACTCTTTACGCTTTTATCAATATCTTAAACGAACCCGGCACAAAAATAATCACTATCGAAGATCCGATCGAATATAAAATTTCCGGCATCTCTCAAACCGCGGTAAACCAGGAAGGGGGCTATACTTTTGCCAACGGACTTTCCGCGATCATGCGGCAAGATCCCGATATTATCATGGTTGGAGAAATGAGAGACCCTGACACCGCTTCGGCGGGAATCCAGGCGGCACTCACCGGACACCTGGTTTTTTCGACTCTTCACACCAATAGCGCTGTCGGCGCGATCCCCCGTCTTATAGAATTAGGCGTACGGCCGGCCTTGATCCCCTCGGCTACCAATGCGATCATCAGCCAAAGGCTGGTAAGAAAACTTTGCCCGTTTTGCAAAGAAGAATATTCTCCCGCTCCGGAAGTGCAAGAAAAGATCAAAAAATTATTATCTGATATCCCCGCCGCCATGCAAACTAAAACCGCCGGCAAAGCAGAAACCCTCTGGAGATCAAAAGGGTGCCCAAAATGCAATCACGGCTACAAAGGAAGAATCGGAATTTTTGAAGTATTCTTGATCTCTCCGAAA